Within the Nitrospira sp. genome, the region AAGTGGTGCTGGAGGTGCGGCCGCATGACGTCCCCTTCCTCATTCACGATGGACAAACGTTCTTCAAGGTTGTATATGACCGCATGCTGGCGACACCATCGCAACTCTACGGCGCCACACTCGGTTCGTCGTATCAACGGCAAACGCTGACCCTGAGCAAACATTTCAAGGTGTGAGGACCGTGTACGTGACGGAACCGCATTCGCCCCCATCGCCTCCTGATCGCCCTCGCGACACCAGAAAATCGACGGGCGATCATGCCATGCGCGTCCCCGGCCTGATGGCCGGAACCGCGCTGATGTTCATCGGCTTTCTGAACATTTTCCTATCGATCAGCGGTGGTTTCGAAATCAACGTAATGCCGGTGCTGTTGTACTTCGCGGGCCTCGCGATGTGGGCCAATGCGACGGTGGAAAATCCGACCATCCGGTATTCCGTCATGGCCTTCGCCATCGTCGGCGCCCTGGGGTTCTACCATTTCGGAGAAGTCCTCTTTTGGCACAAGCAAGTCATCTTCTGGTCGACGGTCGTCATGGTCATGTTCTTCATGTTCAAAACCGCGCGCCCGGGAGACTGATGGCGGCATGCGCGGGATGTCCCCGACGGTGGCGGTCATCATCCCGACCCTCAACGAAGCCACGACCCTTCATGCGACGCTCCAGTCAGTCCGTACGCTTGGATTTACTGAGTGCCTGGTCGTGGATGGTGGCAGTACCGACGGCACTCCTGAGATCGTCCGCGAGTTGAGCCATGCCGCCTCGGGAGACTGCATGAGTCCGCTTCGTCTCCTCACGTGCATCCCAGGACGCGCACAGCAAATGAACCTGGGCGCCGAGCAGAGCGCAGCGCAGATTTTGCTCTTTCTCCACGCCGATACACGTCTTCCCTCCGATGCCCTTCAGGCCATTGTGAGCGCGATTTCCGATCCCGCGTGCGTGGGCGGTCGCTTCGATGTCCAGTTCGATCGCCGCACCGGGTGGAGTCGTCTTATCGCCGCATTCATGAATCGGCGCTCTCGCTGGACCGGCATGATGACCGGCGATCAGGCGATGTTCGTTCGGGCCGGGATCTTCCGCCAACTCGGCGGGTTCGCGCCCATTCCCCTGATGGAAGATCTCGAACTCAGCCGTCGCCTCAAGCGCAAGGGTACTATCGCCGCCCTTCACACATCCGTCACCACATCCTATAGGAGATGGGAGCAAGAAGGGCCAATCCGTACCATCCTGCGTATGTGGACACTACGCCTCTTGTATTGGCTCGGAGTAAGTCCGGGGACACTGGTCCGGTATTATCGGTTCGTCCGCTGAACCGACAGCATTGACGATGCCCCCTGCTCGACGCCACCAACCTCCCGTGACCCGGAT harbors:
- a CDS encoding glycosyl transferase family 2, which gives rise to MRGMSPTVAVIIPTLNEATTLHATLQSVRTLGFTECLVVDGGSTDGTPEIVRELSHAASGDCMSPLRLLTCIPGRAQQMNLGAEQSAAQILLFLHADTRLPSDALQAIVSAISDPACVGGRFDVQFDRRTGWSRLIAAFMNRRSRWTGMMTGDQAMFVRAGIFRQLGGFAPIPLMEDLELSRRLKRKGTIAALHTSVTTSYRRWEQEGPIRTILRMWTLRLLYWLGVSPGTLVRYYRFVR